The sequence TTTCTTTCTGGGTTGGGCTGGGTTGAAGAATCAGCCAACACAAAAATGGAAATGCTTGTCAAGGATTTTGGGcctaattaaaatgaaatgggCCACCAACCACCAAATTAGTATGGTATTGGGCCTGATAAGAAAGGGCATCAGACCCAATCAGGTGAAACGGGCGTCGAGCAAGTGAATATAAAATGCAGAGAATAGCTAGGGTTTTGGCTGAGCGCATTTGTTTTAAgaacagaagaaaaaagagtttcTCTCACTGAGAGCCGTCGCTCTATCCTCCAAAGCTCAGCTGCTCCGCCACCATGGCCGTCGGGTACGCACTCTTCTTCTAcccatacatatacatacattgaTGAAAATGTTTTAAGGCATCATATCTAGACTGCTTTCCTCATACAACtttgaatttatatgtattgCGGACTGTTCAATACTGTTGCTTTTCTGATTTGACACAGGAAGAACAAGAGAATTTCCAAGGGGAAGAAGGGAGGCAAGAAGAAAGCGTGAGTCTTTTTTAAACTTCTGTTCTCAGTTTTTCAATTGTAAGTAACATTGTTGTGTTGGGAGTTCTTTGAGAACGTAtttgctaatttatttatttattgattttattagtGCCGATCCGTTCGCAAAGAAGGACTGGTATGATATCAAAGCCCCGTCAGTTTTCAACACCAGGAACGTCGGCAAAACTCTAGTTACTCGTACTCAGGGTACTAAGGtaactttttctttcaaatttctaTGAACTGATTTTCAGTGGCATTGTTTCGTTCTAGCTGGATATATCGatctttataaatttgttagtTTCATTCTTTGAGCAGTTTATAATTACTTCATCTCGCTTTTGTTTgtcatgtttttatttttcttcgtAGTTGGATTGACGACTTCATTTTCTGTCTAAAGTGTAATGATTTCTTCTCTGATTGCTGCTTAATTTGTTTGCTAGTATTTATTAGTTACTTTAGATTACTTGCTTTTGTTTAATGGATCTTGGATTTGCGAGAATATTGAGGAAATGGCCCTTGTTTGTTTGGTTTTTCTACTACTACATGAATTAGACGACTTCACTGAAATGTATGTTTGCAATATCATGCTGCCACTATATCTGTTTCATTGTCCGGCTATGTGTTCTGTTCACTATGCTCCTTACCAGCAATCGTGCTGTGAAATTCTTTGGTGGAAAGCatgtgttttgaaatttttacacTTTCTTCACTTAACTTCCCCTTACTTCAATATCTGAACTTTAAGTCAATCccttgattattaattaaagaatctGAATCTCGGACACAGAATGGTCAACTCTTAAGGGAAGATgtaattttcagttttgttGATTAGTTGgttattttagttttgaaatATCTTTCTTGCTTGTTATCTGCTGTCCAAGTATCTAAGTTCCACAATTTTCTCAATCAGATTGCTTCAGAAGGACTCAAGCATCGTGTATTTGAGGTGTCCTTGGCTGACCTTCAAGGTGATGAGGATCACGCCTTCAGAAAGATCCGTTTGAGAGCTGAGGATGTTCAGGGGAAGAATGTCCTCACAAACTTCTGGGTATGGGGAACCTGAAGGTTCTGATTCTTGTGTTTTATTGATGAATACTGAAGGCTGTACTTCCTCTTGAATGCTGCAGGGTATGGACTTCACTACTGACAAATTGAGGTCACTCGTCAGGAAATGGCAATCACTCATTGAGGCCCATGTTGATGTCAAGACAACTGACAACTATACTTTGAGGATGTTCTGCATTGCCTTCACGAAGAAGCGCGTGAACCAGCAGAAGAGGACATGTTATGCACAGTCAAGCCAGATTCGCCaagtaaatatttcaattatttcacAATCTTGttccttattatttgattgacatgaatttataagatattggTGATCTGTAATGAGgctaaattttaggaaaaaggTCATTTTCTTATCGTTATTTTAGTCATGTTTTATTAGGTGATAACTCTGTTTTCCCCATTATTTATATCTCATCCGGTCTTTGGTTAGATCCGGCGAAAGATGAGGGAGATTATGGTTAACCAGGCACAATCATGTGATCTCAAGGATTTGGTTCAGAAGTTCATTCCCGAATCAATTGGCAAAGAGATTGAGAAGGCAACGTCAAGCATTTATCCTCTGCAGAATGTGTTTATTAGGAAGGTTAAGATCCTGAAAGCTCCCAAATTTGACCTCGGGAGGTTGATGGAGGCAAGTATCTTTTACTCCTTTTCTTCtcctaaaataatttatactgcTTGAGGTAGGCAATTTTTGTCGCGTATGGCTGTAATTAATGGTTACAAATTACATTGATACtatttttcactttcattGGTACCATTGTAGGACGCTCCATTCATTTGCTGTGTAGGTACTAGATTGCTCTTTCCTTGgtgtagttttattttttatgactgGAATTACTTTGTCCCGATTCTTGGAAGTTTTGGATGAACCAAGTGAAACTGTTCTATACATCTTTGAACAATAGAGCTTGGGCGGTGGGAAAACACCCATCCCCTATAATTCTATGGTCGCTTGTGGATTAGGTGTTGCGCATGGTACAGCAGAGAACCTGTATTGTTACTGCTTGTCAACTTGGATTCTCCTATGAATTTTCACAGCTTGAATCCACTTCTCTTATACATGCTCCAGAACAATCTGATTCCAATGAAAAGTTACTTTAATGGCGGTTTTTGATTTAGAGCTTCATGTGGAAATATCTCGTGAACAAAATGTTTTTGATGTTTTGTAGGTTCATGGTGATTACAGCGAAGATGTTGGTGTGAAGTTGGACAGGCCAGCTGAAGAGCCAGCGGCTGAGCCAACTGAAGTTGTTGGTGCCTAGATCAATAGCCTCCCAGTCCTTCCTCCATGTCGTTGATTGCAAGTTTATTCTTGGAGTGATTTAGGAAGAGATTTTGTTTTCAAGAGTCCATTTCCTCCCAAAAACCATTAGATAAAGTTACGTTATATTACCAGCACATTTTACATTTGGTGTTCAATTTTGTtgagttagatttaatttggaattatttaTACCGTTTGCTTATTACTTCCCCGTTCGGTTTACCTTTTGGTTACATACAGAGGTTGTAGTTCTTTATGGATGCAATTTTACGCCTCCTTTATAACTTGTTCCTGAAAATTAATGCATGAAGCTGTTGGTGTTGGAAGATGGCTAAATGCCAATAGTGAAATTCGTAACCAGTCGATGCCGGAAGGTTGAGAAAATTAGTTATCTAATCTAACCTGATGTTGGACTTTTCAAAACcagaatttcaatttcaataacCAAATACTGATGTGTATTATCTATTTAATTGCAGTGGGTAATagttattaatcaaattaatgtaTGGAAACAAATTTACTATACGGTGTACTAGGTAAGATTCAAATGTAATAGTTGAAATTAAGTACTTAACATTATTATCAAGTGCAAAAAATACTGAAGTTTCAACTTTTTTCCCAACCATACTGAAAAAGAGGGCAAGTTGAAAACGCAGtgtattttcttaattggTAGGGAACAAAGTAACACCAAACAAAGTTGAAGAGGGCAAAGTGAAATTGAgattttaattgttaaatgCAGATTTTGGATGAACAGCTctctgttcttttttttttgggatattttttgatgaatcTGGGGACTCTGAATTTCTGGCAAAGCAACCGACATATCTACTTGCCAAGATCAAGTGACTTTGCTGGTTTGCTTTCAAGATTCACGATCATGGATTCTTGTGATAGACAGATGCCATCAAATATTGCACGTGaagcaataaagaaaaaaaaacaggtGTAATTAGATAGAACCACGTAGCTGCTCAGAAGTTGCATAGCGCATGTTTTTTGCAtgtaaattattgatataatacCAACAGATTTAgttgaaaatttgtaataacAGAAGCAGACAATTGGAATTAGATAAAGTCTAATTCTTGCAGCTCCTCTACACTAAGGAGATCGGTGTTGTCCTATTAACATAATGCAATTACCATTCCAAAAACAGTAGCGAAAAACTCAAGGGCTGCGCCCATTTCTACTAGTTGATGGCCTAAAACATGCACAAAGAGGACCCTTCTTACGTCTTCCGCTGTTAGTCCTTCTATTGCGGATGAAGTCTCTCAGAACAATCGTTTTACTCCTTAAAAATCTGCTTCtccctttgtttttcttttcatcctCCAGCTTCAACAACATGTACTGAATTTTCTGAAGCTCTAACTGCAATCTGCCAATCCTTTCAGACCCTTTTCTTGCCTGTTCTATGACTTTCCTTCTACGTGTTTTCATCGCCTCTTTCAGCTGTGGCGATGCCTTTCCGTCAGGAGAAGCGCACTCTTCTATGTTCTTTGCCAGCTGGCCATTTAAATCCATTAGATTCACAACAGCTTCCTCTGCTTCTAGTAACTGTTCTTGAACTGTTTCAAAATCAACATTCTTAGCCTTTCTACTCTTTTTGTTTGTCTCCAGTTTCCTTCTCAAGTTCTCTACTGCTGTCTGAAGAGTTTCCAGTTTCTCAGCATCAGAGGCAAGTCTTTCCAGGACCCTTCTAACATTCACTTCTCTGTTGGGCTCAGAACGTCTTGTTGATAGCATCAACTTATCCACACCCAACTCTTTCTCGACATCTGAATCTGTGGAGGGAGTCTCAGACTTACGCTTTACATTTTCAAATTGATCGTAAAGTATATCCTTTTCACTCAATTTGTATGACATCCTTAGCGACTCGCCAATTGTTAGATCTCTTCGGCTGTCTTCAGCAGTTTCCCATAGCTCGAGCATCTGATCATCTGCTCCAGCGTTGCTTCTCTTGCGTCTTCCATGTAGTGAGCGGTCAGAGACTTGATCAAGAGGAATATCCTTCATTAGCATCCCGTTCCGAGCTTCAGAGGctttggtttttattttgtgcaaCTTGGGAGTATCACTGAGTTCATTTGCATATCCTTTCTTTCTGCTGTGGTCGTGTTTGTCTCTGCCCAAGCAAAGACGGGATTTTAACTGCTCAATTTCACCCTTTGCAGGTTCTTGTTTGCTATTGGAGTTTGATCTTCGATGCAATAGGGGTTTGTTCATTTCTTCCATCAACTTGCCAACTGCTTTAATTCTCATCTGCAAGTTCTGCAAGCTAACAAAGGATTGATCTTCCTGAAGCACTGCAGAAGTACTTCTACTGGGATCAGCAGCAACTTCCAAAATCTGAAAAGATGAAGGAATTTAATTCCTGTGGTTCAGtaaatccatatatatatatatatatatcatgtcaAGAATGCCAGAATATTACCTCAGACTCCTGATTACGTGATGCTTTAAGCTTTGTCTGAAGAAGTGCATTATGCTCAAGGCGGGTTATATCATCTCTTAGGGCAGCTACTAGTGGAGCATACGCATATAGCTGCGATTTTAACCCGCTAATATCACCCTCCATCAGACAAATTTTCCCTTTCATTTCCTCAATCTCCAATGTTTTTGAAGCATTTTCATTCTCAAGAGTCTGACATACCCCAGCAAGCTCCAGCACCTTATTTTGGAAGAAAACTTCATGGATGGAGGAGACCTGaagatcaaaataaaatgctgTAGCTTCTGCCTCCCATAGTTCAAACTCATTGTTCTTCTCCTGGAGTATTGAACTTAGAGTCTGCTCTCTGATtgctttttcttcaatttcttcacGAAGTAGGCCAAGTTCAGACTGTAAGTTTGTGTTAATTATATGAAGGCTCTCAATTTCCTTCTTATTAATGGAATTATTTTCAGACAGCTGGAGTGTGTTCTTTTCTAGATTTTCCCTTATCTGCATTGATTCTTGAATATCAGTCTTCAGTTCATCGACCATCCTGCCCAACTTTAAGTTCAAATTTTCAGCACCTTCAAGTTTTGCTTCTGCATTCAGGAGCTTTCCTTCCGTTTCAAGCAAACATTCCTTACCAATTATAATATCCTTCTTCATCCGAACATTATATTCTCTGATCCCTTGCATCTCGCTTTCCAATCTGTGAACAGCATCTTTTAGTATTATCTTTTCCGCTTTTTGCAACTCCAACTTCTCTGTCAATATACCCATTTCCCTTTCAAGCCTACTGTTGATTTCATGTTGTCTGTTCAGATCTTCAAGAAGTAAGTTCAGTTCTGTAAGTTTCTCCTCCCCAAAGCTCCTAAAAGTTTCTGATTGGCTAGCAGTTGCCAGATATTCCAGGAGAGCAGCATCGTTATACTGATCTAACTGGAATTTCTCCTCCTCTAGATCAGAAAACTTCTTCAGTAAACTTCTGTTATCCTGATTTGCTTGCAAGTATGCTCCCTCTAATGCATTGTAAGCTTTACGCAAATCAGCTTGTCTGCTACAAAGACTCTCCAATTCAGCCTCAAGTATGGCAGCATGCTGATAACTCCCACTCACATCTGATTTCAATTTCCTGTTCAAGTCTAGGagcttttctttctcatttttcacCACGGCAAGCTTCTCTGCCATGGCTTTGAACTCCTGCTCCAAGTATATCTTCTGCGACTCTATTTCCGTCCCCTTCGACTCCAACTGCTCAAGTAGAGTTAGCAGAACTGAGTTCTCAAGCAAGAGCAGCTGTTTATCATCCTCATGTTTTGAGATAGAACATTTCATGTCTTCAATAATTCCTAAAATATGATGCACAACAGCCTGTTCATTCTCAATAGTGTCCTCAGGAGCACAATTGGAACCAATTTCAAGGGCCCTGGAAACCTGGTATATGCCCAGTTTCAGTCTTTCAATTTCATCCAACATGAGTTCAGCTTCTACCTGCTGTTCAAGACTTTCACTCTCCAGCTCTGAAATCAGCTTCTCAGCCAATTTGGATGCCTCCACATGCTTTTGACACTCAATAATAAGAGAGtaattcttttcttccatGTCTTTTATGAATTTCTGCAAGATGGATATCTCAAACTGAGCCTTTAGAGATTTGTCCAGTTCTTCTTCATATTCCTTCTTCCTCAATCTGATGTGTTCTTGAAGGAAATGAATCTGGTTTTCTAGTCCAGCCAACCTGGTCTCACTTTGGAACTTGGTGCTTGTTCGTTCTTGCTTCTCCACACTCAAGGAAACCTTGAGTTCTTCAACCTGACAGTAGGCGGcttccttttccttctctaGGTCAGCATATTTTTCTTCCAGCCCCACATATCTTTTCTCCAGGCTTTCAAGTTTTCTCTCAACATTTTCCAACTTAAGAGCCATGGAGCCTCTTTCAGTCAAAAGATAGGACCTTTCATTCTTAAGCAATTCACAGATCTCTTGTAATCCCTTTGATTTTTCCCTCAAACCTTCAAGCTCAACTTTTGCAGTAGACAGAGAGTTCTCAAGAACAGCATTTTTCTCCAATagcttgtgcatattctcAGTTATAACCTGTAACTGAGACAGAAGAGAATCCTTCTCAGCAATAAGTGTGACTTTATCTCCATGGAGAAATTGGCAAGACTCTAGTAGTGTTTTGACCTTTTCTCTTGAGCTCTCCAGCTCACTATTCAAGTCTGATAGCGAGCTTTCTACAGAaacctttttcttcaaaagttCTTGCATGCTTTCCAGCTTTTTTGCcataatttctttctcattgCTGTCCTGCTCATGTAATTGTCTCAGCTTTGAGTTCTCGGTCTGCAAGCTCTTCATGGAAGTCCCCAAACACTCTGGTTTCAGACCTGCTGCTTCCACTTGCTCAACTAAAGCCTGGTAGCTCTTATTCaagccttttcttttctctttcNNNNNNNNNNTTAGATCATTATGGTATGAAACTTCTTTTTCAAGTCTCTCCTTTATCTCCCTTAAGCCAAGTATTTCATTTTGCATGTTCTCCATGGAAACAGCTGAAGACAAGTTCGATTGACTCAAA comes from Sesamum indicum cultivar Zhongzhi No. 13 linkage group LG10, S_indicum_v1.0, whole genome shotgun sequence and encodes:
- the LOC105171310 gene encoding 40S ribosomal protein S3a, which gives rise to MAVGKNKRISKGKKGGKKKAADPFAKKDWYDIKAPSVFNTRNVGKTLVTRTQGTKIASEGLKHRVFEVSLADLQGDEDHAFRKIRLRAEDVQGKNVLTNFWGMDFTTDKLRSLVRKWQSLIEAHVDVKTTDNYTLRMFCIAFTKKRVNQQKRTCYAQSSQIRQIRRKMREIMVNQAQSCDLKDLVQKFIPESIGKEIEKATSSIYPLQNVFIRKVKILKAPKFDLGRLMEVHGDYSEDVGVKLDRPAEEPAAEPTEVVGA
- the LOC105171311 gene encoding protein NETWORKED 1A-like (The sequence of the model RefSeq protein was modified relative to this genomic sequence to represent the inferred CDS: added 43 bases not found in genome assembly), encoding MATLTHSETRRLYSWWWDSHISPKNSKWLQENLTDMDAKVKSMIKLIEEDADSFARRAEMYYKKRPELMKLVEEFYRAYRALAERYDHATAELRHAHRTIAKAFPDHVPFELVENSPSKPLAQDKEPNTPEMKFPVRALFDRDDLLDDAQELSDSDAHSTITMVSHKEDSEDGMKRRSLKKLHGKLGDKEAAAQSSRSVGGRVRKGLKKEKENEESFSDEVLQLSNENQNLEEMVLQETEREGKAESEVEGLRQALADVQTEKESVLLQYQQCLAKLSNMEGELNNAQKDSTRLNDEASRAEIEVQTLKETLIQLEAEKNAGLIKHKEYLEKICNLEAMLSQVQEDKKGLNVRAVEAESEAQTMKDEISRLELEKETVLHQYNECLGKLSVLQNVISVIENEAKLLKKRAESAENEVSELKKSVADLNKEKEASALQYKCCLETISKLKKDISSAKEDVKRLNNDILIGSLKLKTAEEKCTLLEMSNLSLRVEADNLAKKIAMKDQELSEKQEELENLQTCMQGEHLRHAQIEATLQTLQNLHSQSQDDQRAMALELRNVLQMLKDMEASKHGLEEEMQQVRDQNQSLSQSNLSSAVSMENMQNEILGLREIKERLEKEVSYHNDLSNSLQQEILHLKEEIKGLNKSYQALVEQVEAAGLKPECLGTSMKSLQTENSKLRQLHEQDSNEKEIMAKKLESMQELLKKKVSVESSLSDLNSELESSREKVKTLLESCQFLHGDKVTLIAEKDSLLSQLQVITENMHKLLEKNAVLENSLSTAKVELEGLREKSKGLQEICELLKNERSYLLTERGSMALKLENVERKLESLEKRYVGLEEKYADLEKEKEAAYCQVEELKVSLSVEKQERTSTKFQSETRLAGLENQIHFLQEHIRLRKKEYEEELDKSLKAQFEISILQKFIKDMEEKNYSLIIECQKHVEASKLAEKLISELESESLEQQVEAELMLDEIERLKLGIYQVSRALEIGSNCAPEDTIENEQAVVHHILGIIEDMKCSISKHEDDKQLLLLENSVLLTLLEQLESKGTEIESQKIYLEQEFKAMAEKLAVVKNEKEKLLDLNRKLKSDVSGSYQHAAILEAELESLCSRQADLRKAYNALEGAYLQANQDNRSLLKKFSDLEEEKFQLDQYNDAALLEYLATASQSETFRSFGEEKLTELNLLLEDLNRQHEINSRLEREMGILTEKLELQKAEKIILKDAVHRLESEMQGIREYNVRMKKDIIIGKECLLETEGKLLNAEAKLEGAENLNLKLGRMVDELKTDIQESMQIRENLEKNTLQLSENNSINKKEIESLHIINTNLQSELGLLREEIEEKAIREQTLSSILQEKNNEFELWEAEATAFYFDLQVSSIHEVFFQNKVLELAGVCQTLENENASKTLEIEEMKGKICLMEGDISGLKSQLYAYAPLVAALRDDITRLEHNALLQTKLKASRNQESEILEVAADPSRSTSAVLQEDQSFVSLQNLQMRIKAVGKLMEEMNKPLLHRRSNSNSKQEPAKGEIEQLKSRLCLGRDKHDHSRKKGYANELSDTPKLHKIKTKASEARNGMLMKDIPLDQVSDRSLHGRRKRSNAGADDQMLELWETAEDSRRDLTIGESLRMSYKLSEKDILYDQFENVKRKSETPSTDSDVEKELGVDKLMLSTRRSEPNREVNVRRVLERLASDAEKLETLQTAVENLRRKLETNKKSRKAKNVDFETVQEQLLEAEEAVVNLMDLNGQLAKNIEECASPDGKASPQLKEAMKTRRRKVIEQARKGSERIGRLQLELQKIQYMLLKLEDEKKNKGRSRFLRSKTIVLRDFIRNRRTNSGRRKKGPLCACFRPSTSRNGRSP